The Pseudodesulfovibrio sediminis genome includes the window CTCGGTCCACACCACAGACAGAACCAACCGGGACAACCTCATAGCCGGGGCCGATTCCCTGACCCAGACCCTATCATCAGCGGGTTTCACCTTCACGAGCCAAGCTTCCATACGGCCGGACAAGGTTATCGCCTTCCTTCTCGACAACGCTCCGAACTTAATGACGCAGGAGGACCTGTCACGCCTTAACTCGCTCCTCACGCCCGAAAGCATCCGCACCAACCTGGAAAAGGCTCTGCGGACCCTCAACTCTCCGCAGAGTATGGGAATGAAAAAAATCATCCGACGCGACCCATTGGACCTGCGCACCATTTTGCTGCCCCGGCTCAAGGCATTCTCTTCCCTCTCCCATGCCAGGGTGCTTGACGATCATATCTTCAGTCCAGATGGAACCGCCATTCTCCTCACGGCCAAATCACCCATTCCTCTCACGGACACCGAAGGTTCGGCCAGACTGCTCAAGACCTTCGAAGACGCGACAAAGGATCTCCCAAGCGGGGTCAAGGCTGACATGATCAGCGGCCATGTCCACTCAAACGCCAACGCCGTCACTATCCAAAACGACCTTACGACTATTTCCTGTGTAGCGACTCTGGCCATGGGCCTGCTCTTTATCTTCTTTTTCCGCACTTGCCATGCCCTCGGCGTCTTCCTGACACCACTCATTTCCATGTCCGTCGGTCTCGGTGGACTTGCCCTGTTTGAAAAAAGCGTATCGGCCATCGTCATCGGCTTTGGTGCCGTCATCATCGGCATTTCCATCGACTTTGCCATGCACGTCTATTTCAGCGTGATTCGCCACTCCAGTACCCCTGGCAAGGGTGTGGACAGTGTGGCAAAACCCATTTTTTTCTGCGCACTCACATCCTGCGCCGCATTTGGAGCTTTATTCCTTTCAGGTATGCCGGGTATGCGTCAACTGGCCCTCTTTTCCATCGTCGGGCTGCTGGCATCAGCGATATTCTCCTTTGTCGTTCTCCCTCACCTCAGCAGAAAAGGGTTATCTCGCCCGCCACTCACACTCAAAAAACTCCACGGTAAACAGCACCCAATTTTCGTCCTCTGCCTCGCGTGCCTCTTTGTCGGAACATGCCTCTGGTACGGCACTTCCGTTACCCTTGACCCTGACCTACGGAGCATTGAATACGTTCCGGAGACAGTCCGGATCACGGAAAAGCAGTTCAATGAGACCTGGGGAGACGTCCGCAACAAAGCCCTTGTCTTTACCCAGGGGACAGAGCTGGCAACAACACTCAGTCAAAACGAACAACTATACTCGACCCTTAAAACCAATTTCCCCCAAATTTCTGTTGCCAGTCTGACTCCGATTCTTCCAGCCTTTACCACTCAGGCCGAGAATCGCGCCCGTTGGAATGACTTTTGGACAGACGCACAGAGGCAGTCAGTCGTCGAGAGCTTGCAAGCAAGCGCCAGGGAACTCGGTTTTTCATCCAAGGCTTTCGCCCCATTCATCCGATCCCTTTCCCACACGCCGACACAAGTGACACCCGAGAGACTGGACACGGCCAGCCTTGCCCTCCTGCGCAACATCTTCCTGCCTGACCTTTCGGCCGGCGATCCTACCCTGGTGACTTATCTCCCGGATTCCGCGAATATCCGCAGCTTCTTCACCCCGAAGCGGGAAACCAACCTCGGAGTCCGCCTCGTTTCTACCAGTCGCTTCAAAACGCTTCTTGAAACGACCATGAAGAACGACATTGAACTCTTCATCACTGTCTCCGGCATCGCAGTATTGGTGCTGACTTTTCTCTTGTTCCGCAATATCCGCCGAGCAAGCATAGCCCTTCTTCCGGCCATAGCCGGTGTCGCAGCCGTCATTGGGGGGCTGGGCTATTCTGGGACCCCGCTCAACCTTTTTCACATCACAGCCCTGCCCCTGATCATTGGCCTCGGAGCCGACTATGGAATTTTCCTTGTATCAAGCGAAAGCCAGTCCCTTGAACAG containing:
- a CDS encoding MMPL family transporter, coding for MIPRGEGGILVRDLESLTRSGLGNIIFISVHTTDRTNRDNLIAGADSLTQTLSSAGFTFTSQASIRPDKVIAFLLDNAPNLMTQEDLSRLNSLLTPESIRTNLEKALRTLNSPQSMGMKKIIRRDPLDLRTILLPRLKAFSSLSHARVLDDHIFSPDGTAILLTAKSPIPLTDTEGSARLLKTFEDATKDLPSGVKADMISGHVHSNANAVTIQNDLTTISCVATLAMGLLFIFFFRTCHALGVFLTPLISMSVGLGGLALFEKSVSAIVIGFGAVIIGISIDFAMHVYFSVIRHSSTPGKGVDSVAKPIFFCALTSCAAFGALFLSGMPGMRQLALFSIVGLLASAIFSFVVLPHLSRKGLSRPPLTLKKLHGKQHPIFVLCLACLFVGTCLWYGTSVTLDPDLRSIEYVPETVRITEKQFNETWGDVRNKALVFTQGTELATTLSQNEQLYSTLKTNFPQISVASLTPILPAFTTQAENRARWNDFWTDAQRQSVVESLQASARELGFSSKAFAPFIRSLSHTPTQVTPERLDTASLALLRNIFLPDLSAGDPTLVTYLPDSANIRSFFTPKRETNLGVRLVSTSRFKTLLETTMKNDIELFITVSGIAVLVLTFLLFRNIRRASIALLPAIAGVAAVIGGLGYSGTPLNLFHITALPLIIGLGADYGIFLVSSESQSLEQDTILAVIVSGLTTLAGFGVLALARHPSLNALGTMVLLGVGTALFVALFMVPHLLRKQS